Proteins encoded in a region of the Nocardia asteroides genome:
- a CDS encoding helix-turn-helix transcriptional regulator gives MTTAPETPVDPCPITPVIDLVFGRWSTQVLWVLTHDGRLRFTELQHRIPGLTPKVLTQRLRQLERDGLVARTYHPEVPPRVEYEATPLAKTLTPVFGSIVAWSSEHLGEVLAARAAYDAGATAG, from the coding sequence ATGACAACCGCGCCGGAAACGCCCGTCGACCCCTGTCCGATCACGCCGGTCATCGACCTGGTGTTCGGCCGCTGGTCCACCCAGGTGCTGTGGGTCCTCACCCACGACGGCAGGCTGCGCTTCACCGAACTGCAACACCGGATCCCCGGCCTGACCCCCAAGGTCCTCACCCAGCGCCTGCGGCAGCTCGAACGCGACGGCCTGGTCGCGCGCACCTACCATCCCGAGGTCCCACCGCGCGTCGAGTACGAGGCGACCCCGCTGGCGAAGACGCTGACCCCGGTGTTCGGCAGCATCGTGGCCTGGTCCTCCGAACACCTCGGCGAGGTCCTCGCGGCACGCGCCGCCTATGACGCGGGTGCGACCGCGGGCTGA
- a CDS encoding lipocalin-like domain-containing protein, with the protein MNATDLVGTWELLSYYDIDEHGVTSEGPLGAAPRGLLIYGAHGYMSVSMMRTDAAAGATPFMGYAGTWRRSGTEVVHAISVCSNPAWAQTEQVRQMSLNADVLTLIGAAQVGGREQRRILTWRRSHPPA; encoded by the coding sequence ATGAACGCGACCGATCTTGTGGGCACCTGGGAACTGCTGTCCTACTACGACATCGACGAACACGGCGTCACCAGCGAGGGGCCGCTCGGCGCCGCGCCGCGCGGCCTGCTGATCTACGGCGCACACGGTTACATGTCGGTGAGCATGATGCGCACGGACGCAGCCGCGGGAGCCACGCCGTTCATGGGCTACGCGGGCACCTGGCGGCGATCCGGCACAGAGGTGGTGCACGCGATCAGCGTGTGCTCCAACCCGGCGTGGGCGCAGACCGAGCAGGTGCGGCAGATGTCGCTGAACGCGGACGTGCTGACGCTGATCGGTGCCGCACAGGTCGGCGGGCGGGAACAACGCCGGATACTCACCTGGCGTCGCAGCCACCCGCCCGCCTGA
- a CDS encoding DUF5519 family protein, whose amino-acid sequence MTTTVDERLDLPRRSGERPRTRAHNPHQQLDQIAPPELQERLWSRMTTLDGVLLGRSGVSLPDTRAVHLRPTIAQGPDEAYLAGTEFAHLHGHGDGSLHMSLPKDVVAQAVRQGWAEPHPMARQGYLPETLVMVYGPRDQEELEIVWQLVRISHRFAGRPATA is encoded by the coding sequence ATGACGACAACAGTGGACGAGCGCCTGGATCTGCCGCGCCGCTCCGGCGAGCGGCCGCGCACCCGGGCGCACAATCCGCACCAGCAACTCGACCAGATCGCCCCACCGGAACTGCAAGAGCGACTCTGGTCGCGGATGACCACGCTCGACGGCGTCCTGCTCGGCCGCAGCGGAGTGTCCCTGCCCGATACCCGCGCGGTGCACCTGCGGCCGACGATCGCCCAGGGCCCCGACGAGGCCTACCTCGCGGGCACCGAATTCGCCCATCTGCACGGGCACGGCGACGGCAGCCTGCACATGTCGCTGCCGAAAGATGTGGTGGCGCAGGCGGTCCGGCAGGGCTGGGCGGAGCCGCATCCGATGGCTCGGCAGGGGTACCTGCCCGAGACGCTGGTGATGGTCTACGGGCCGCGCGATCAAGAGGAGCTGGAGATCGTCTGGCAGCTGGTGCGGATCAGTCACCGCTTCGCCGGCCGACCGGCTACAGCGTGA